One region of Thermus albus genomic DNA includes:
- the aroC gene encoding chorismate synthase — MRFLTAGESHGPELLAIIEGLPAGIPLTEEDINPWLEKRQKGYGRGRRMVIETDRVEFRAGIRAGRTTGAPVALAIRNTDHRNWVEIMDPAPGNEPRKKALTAPRPGHADLSGGIKYGHKDLRDVLERASARETAMRVAVGAVALKLLSLLGVEGVGYVPGMAGVWSQVPFSWELLPRIEESPLRMTDLEAEAQVIRLIDEAKAEGDTLGGVIEARFRGLVPGLGSHVHWDRKLDGRLAQMALSIPAVKGVEIGPAFQNAMKRGSEVHDAIYWSPERGFYRRTNRAGGLEGGMTTGEELILRAALKPIATLMKPLPTVDVVTHQPADAARERSDVTAVPAASVILCALSAIVLAQAYLEKFGGDTLEEIQERVERYKARVLAY; from the coding sequence ATGAGGTTTCTCACCGCAGGCGAGTCCCATGGCCCCGAGCTTCTGGCCATCATTGAGGGCCTACCCGCCGGTATTCCCCTTACCGAGGAGGACATCAACCCCTGGCTGGAGAAAAGGCAGAAGGGGTATGGCCGGGGCAGGCGCATGGTCATAGAGACCGACCGGGTGGAGTTCCGGGCCGGTATCCGGGCCGGGCGGACCACGGGAGCCCCCGTGGCCTTGGCTATCCGGAACACCGACCACCGCAACTGGGTGGAGATCATGGACCCCGCCCCGGGAAACGAGCCCCGTAAAAAGGCCCTCACCGCCCCTCGCCCGGGCCACGCCGACCTGTCCGGAGGCATCAAGTACGGCCACAAGGACCTAAGGGACGTGCTGGAGAGGGCCAGCGCCCGGGAGACCGCCATGCGGGTGGCGGTAGGAGCGGTGGCCCTAAAGCTCTTAAGCCTCCTAGGGGTGGAAGGGGTGGGCTATGTACCGGGGATGGCTGGGGTCTGGAGCCAAGTTCCCTTCTCCTGGGAGCTCCTTCCCCGCATTGAGGAAAGCCCCTTGCGCATGACCGACCTTGAGGCGGAAGCCCAGGTGATAAGGCTCATAGATGAGGCCAAGGCGGAAGGGGACACCTTAGGCGGGGTGATTGAGGCCCGCTTCCGCGGCCTGGTGCCGGGCCTAGGGAGCCATGTGCACTGGGACCGCAAGCTGGATGGCCGCCTGGCCCAGATGGCCCTTTCCATCCCCGCGGTAAAGGGGGTGGAGATCGGCCCCGCCTTCCAAAACGCCATGAAACGCGGCTCCGAGGTGCACGATGCCATCTACTGGAGCCCGGAGCGGGGGTTTTACCGCCGGACCAACCGGGCGGGGGGCCTCGAGGGGGGCATGACCACGGGGGAAGAACTCATCCTCCGGGCCGCCCTCAAGCCCATTGCCACCCTGATGAAACCCCTGCCCACCGTGGATGTGGTGACCCACCAGCCCGCGGATGCCGCCAGGGAGCGCTCCGATGTCACCGCGGTGCCCGCGGCCAGCGTAATCCTCTGTGCCCTTTCCGCCATCGTGCTGGCCCAGGCCTACCTGGAAAAGTTTGGTGGGGATACCCTGGAGGAAATCCAGGAAAGGGTGGAGCGGTACAAGGCCCGGGTCCTGGCCTACTGA
- a CDS encoding type 4a pilus biogenesis protein PilO — protein MLARLGQREWALIAIALTLVVALLWYFLLIVPMRQETETVRQEIERLIPERNRGRQAQRALPELRAAIAELQAERQAFLRALPREERLAQVLNEILTEALRSGVTVRSFTRSPTSAPVPEVRAVNLALSLEAPFPETYAYLKRLEELSRFSSLSGVNLSVQGQDVNPLLSTSLTLTLYVLAKDLGQPEGATQTQGAPSPPGGQGGGR, from the coding sequence GTGCTCGCTAGGCTGGGACAGCGGGAATGGGCCCTGATCGCCATCGCCCTCACCCTGGTGGTGGCCCTTCTCTGGTACTTCCTCCTCATCGTCCCCATGCGCCAGGAAACGGAAACCGTGCGCCAAGAGATTGAGAGGCTCATCCCCGAGCGGAATAGGGGGCGCCAGGCCCAGCGGGCCCTGCCTGAACTCCGGGCGGCCATCGCAGAATTGCAAGCGGAGCGCCAGGCCTTCCTCAGGGCCCTTCCCCGAGAAGAACGCCTGGCCCAGGTCTTGAACGAGATCCTGACCGAGGCCCTGCGAAGCGGGGTCACGGTACGTTCCTTCACCCGCTCCCCCACCTCGGCCCCGGTACCCGAGGTGCGGGCGGTGAACCTGGCCCTCTCCCTCGAGGCGCCTTTCCCCGAGACCTATGCCTACCTGAAGCGCCTGGAGGAGCTTTCCCGCTTTAGCTCTCTTTCCGGGGTTAACCTCAGCGTCCAGGGTCAGGACGTAAACCCCCTTCTCTCCACCAGCTTGACCCTAACCCTCTACGTGCTGGCCAAGGACCTCGGCCAGCCTGAAGGCGCTACCCAGACGCAAGGAGCTCCATCGCCGCCAGGAGGACAAGGAGGTGGTCGGTGA
- the pilM gene encoding type IV pilus assembly protein PilM: MLSGFRRLFQPRVEALGLEIGAASLKLVELSGNPPTLRAVASRPLTPGVLVEGVVTEPQALAQELKELLAEAKVRKRYVVTAVPNPSVILRTLQVPKMPLKEMEEAVRWEAERYIPFPIDEVVLDFAPLDPLAEAAEGEQVEVMVGAARQEAVASLLEALRGAGLTPIVLDVKPFAGLYPLEAQLTSDPEGVSVAVEIGADSTSLVLLKGDRPLAVRILTLSGKDFTEAIGKSFGLDFLTAEEVKRTYGLATIPTEDEELLLDFDAERERYSPAKIYDAIRPGLVELTQEIRRSLEFFRVQLGDMQPEVGYLYGGGSRLRGLATLLTDTLGVNFTVPDPWQGIQVDPKRFDLEKLRELGAEFMVPVGLALRGVMPLD; this comes from the coding sequence GTGCTCTCAGGTTTTCGCAGGCTATTCCAACCCCGCGTGGAGGCGCTAGGCCTAGAAATCGGCGCCGCGAGCCTAAAACTGGTGGAGCTTTCCGGAAATCCTCCTACCCTGCGGGCCGTCGCTAGCCGGCCCCTCACCCCCGGGGTCCTGGTGGAAGGGGTGGTGACCGAGCCCCAGGCCCTGGCCCAGGAACTCAAAGAACTCCTAGCAGAAGCCAAGGTGCGCAAGCGCTATGTGGTCACCGCCGTGCCCAACCCCAGCGTCATCCTCCGCACCCTGCAAGTACCCAAGATGCCCCTAAAGGAGATGGAGGAGGCCGTGCGCTGGGAGGCGGAGCGCTACATCCCCTTCCCCATAGACGAGGTGGTGCTGGATTTTGCTCCCTTGGACCCCCTGGCCGAGGCAGCCGAGGGGGAGCAGGTGGAGGTGATGGTGGGGGCCGCCCGGCAGGAAGCGGTGGCTTCCCTGCTGGAGGCCTTGCGGGGAGCCGGCCTGACCCCCATTGTCCTGGACGTAAAGCCCTTTGCCGGGCTCTATCCCCTGGAGGCCCAGCTCACCAGCGACCCGGAAGGGGTTTCCGTGGCCGTGGAGATCGGGGCCGATAGCACCAGCCTGGTCCTTCTCAAAGGCGATCGCCCCTTGGCGGTAAGGATCCTCACCCTTTCCGGTAAGGACTTCACCGAGGCCATCGGCAAGAGCTTCGGCCTGGACTTCCTCACCGCCGAGGAGGTGAAGCGCACCTACGGCTTGGCCACCATCCCCACCGAGGACGAGGAGCTTCTTTTGGACTTTGACGCCGAAAGGGAGCGGTACAGCCCCGCCAAGATCTACGACGCCATCCGCCCCGGGCTGGTGGAGCTCACCCAGGAGATCCGCAGGAGCCTAGAGTTCTTCCGGGTGCAACTGGGGGATATGCAACCAGAGGTGGGGTACCTCTATGGCGGGGGGAGCCGGCTTCGGGGTCTCGCCACCCTCCTCACGGATACCCTGGGGGTCAACTTCACTGTCCCCGACCCCTGGCAGGGTATCCAGGTGGATCCCAAGCGCTTTGACCTGGAAAAGCTAAGGGAGTTGGGCGCAGAGTTCATGGTGCCCGTGGGCCTGGCCCTAAGGGGGGTGATGCCCCTTGATTAG
- a CDS encoding flagellar protein FliT, translated as MIRLNLLPKNLRRRVEPGWWRLAAATFALVVLSVLGILHYGAYTELTQTKAERDALRAEVEALKPFIAEQNRLEQERKALEALLAIREGLKKSFVPWSDYLATFIRQIPQEGGRLPVALRSVGTRAIPEEEATRMAQAGTFDGKRVRVEFTVQGEALNQNALVSFVRAFETSPRFGIEFQGASLDQNRGLYTFSARVGLVGGEESAR; from the coding sequence TTGATTAGGCTTAACCTCCTCCCCAAAAACCTGCGCCGGCGCGTGGAACCAGGCTGGTGGCGCCTAGCGGCAGCCACCTTTGCCCTGGTGGTGCTTTCGGTACTGGGAATCCTCCACTACGGAGCGTATACGGAGCTTACCCAAACCAAGGCGGAGCGGGACGCCCTAAGGGCCGAGGTGGAAGCCCTGAAACCCTTCATCGCCGAGCAAAACCGCCTGGAGCAGGAAAGGAAGGCCCTCGAGGCCCTCCTGGCCATCCGGGAAGGCCTGAAGAAGAGCTTTGTCCCTTGGTCGGATTATCTGGCCACCTTCATCCGCCAGATTCCCCAAGAAGGGGGGCGGCTTCCCGTGGCCCTGCGCTCCGTGGGCACCCGGGCCATTCCCGAGGAGGAGGCCACCCGGATGGCCCAGGCAGGCACCTTTGACGGCAAGCGGGTGCGGGTGGAGTTCACCGTACAGGGGGAGGCGCTAAACCAAAACGCCCTAGTGAGCTTCGTGCGGGCTTTTGAAACCTCCCCCCGCTTTGGCATAGAGTTCCAAGGGGCTTCCTTGGACCAGAACCGGGGGCTTTACACCTTCAGCGCCCGGGTGGGCTTGGTGGGGGGTGAGGAAAGTGCTCGCTAG
- a CDS encoding secretin N-terminal domain-containing protein has protein sequence MPALLALGPDALAGSLPQEPRFDARVDLKVSESQVRTGFTLPLDVVLEALARSVGLQPLIYRAYDASGDPAKAQPPLPNIKLDFQGKPFREVWDLLFATYGTQFNLDYLLLPPDVVVVAPTQVITALVDAPSRTGAMERKPYLVAIPEIAYRRTETDAQGQARTLVNIQGAKDWVQNDLLPFLSREASGLSVNWIVVEEGGKLRALLSVLATPEQHARFSDILQRAGIDFRPLPPLTLPKPRVERTYTLTHAAFPELLPFLQTQVPSAQIAPVPTDPKRALITATEEDHARLAELLKTADVPKPTPVVRRVYALQNLTFQEAQERLRPLLEKELKGARLEAIPNNPKALLLEATETDQALFAEILKAADVPPQVAPPTQEATVRRLYPLRFADAEKVAPFLAREVPGIVVQTVPGQPVLSVRGTEKQLAEVETLLAQIDRAPEQGPPVFQRSYQLSNAKASELAKVLQEALQAQKAQGQGPGQPQTPGRQATVVADERTNTLIVTGTQEDLALVEGLIPKLDQAVPQVSLRVRIQEVQSNFTRNLGLKWNTIAGGNVAASILDTGLSLIFDSTRSLAALNILATLEALQRQGLSRALRDVNQTVLNNQTARLQSGETFLIRRVVDNRVERVPFDIGIIVEVTPQITADGQILLNIKAEVSGNVQRNPVDGDVDRFTKQVVTTTLRVRDGQTVVLGGLTSQENNQVQQGVPLLMDIPLIGELFKQRSQETTDRELLVVITADIVKETASR, from the coding sequence ATGCCTGCCCTTTTAGCCTTGGGCCCGGATGCCCTGGCGGGAAGCCTGCCCCAGGAACCCCGTTTTGACGCCAGGGTGGACCTAAAGGTTTCCGAAAGCCAGGTGCGAACCGGGTTCACCCTGCCCTTGGATGTGGTCCTGGAAGCCCTGGCCCGAAGCGTAGGCCTCCAGCCCCTTATCTACCGGGCTTACGATGCCAGCGGGGACCCGGCCAAGGCCCAGCCCCCCTTGCCCAACATCAAGCTGGACTTCCAGGGCAAGCCCTTCCGGGAGGTCTGGGACCTCCTCTTCGCCACCTACGGCACCCAGTTCAACCTGGATTACCTCCTCCTGCCCCCGGATGTGGTGGTGGTGGCCCCCACCCAGGTGATCACCGCCTTGGTGGACGCCCCCAGCCGCACCGGGGCCATGGAGCGGAAGCCCTACCTGGTGGCCATCCCCGAGATCGCCTACCGGCGCACGGAAACCGATGCCCAGGGGCAGGCCCGTACCCTGGTCAACATACAAGGGGCCAAGGACTGGGTGCAAAACGACCTCCTCCCCTTCCTCTCCCGGGAAGCCTCGGGGCTTAGCGTGAACTGGATCGTGGTGGAGGAAGGGGGGAAGCTCAGGGCTCTCCTCTCGGTCCTGGCCACCCCCGAGCAACACGCCCGCTTCTCCGATATCCTCCAGCGGGCGGGGATTGACTTCCGCCCCCTGCCCCCCCTCACCCTTCCCAAGCCCCGGGTGGAGCGGACCTACACCCTCACCCACGCCGCCTTCCCTGAGCTTCTCCCCTTTTTGCAAACCCAGGTACCTAGCGCCCAGATTGCCCCCGTCCCCACCGACCCCAAGCGAGCCCTTATCACCGCCACGGAAGAGGACCATGCCCGCCTCGCCGAGCTCCTTAAGACCGCCGACGTGCCCAAGCCCACTCCGGTGGTGCGCCGCGTCTACGCCCTGCAAAACCTTACCTTCCAAGAAGCCCAGGAAAGACTGAGGCCCCTCTTGGAAAAGGAGCTTAAAGGAGCCCGCCTGGAAGCCATCCCCAATAACCCCAAAGCCCTCCTCCTGGAAGCCACCGAAACCGACCAGGCCCTCTTCGCCGAGATCCTCAAGGCCGCGGACGTGCCCCCCCAGGTGGCCCCGCCCACCCAAGAGGCCACGGTGCGCCGGCTTTACCCCTTGCGCTTCGCTGACGCCGAGAAGGTGGCCCCCTTCCTGGCCCGGGAGGTGCCGGGCATCGTGGTGCAGACGGTGCCCGGGCAACCTGTTCTTTCCGTGCGGGGCACGGAGAAGCAACTGGCCGAGGTGGAAACCCTCCTGGCCCAGATCGACCGGGCCCCGGAGCAGGGTCCGCCCGTCTTCCAACGCTCCTACCAGCTCTCCAACGCCAAGGCCTCGGAGCTGGCCAAGGTGCTCCAGGAGGCCTTGCAGGCCCAAAAGGCCCAAGGCCAGGGTCCAGGGCAACCCCAAACCCCAGGACGCCAGGCCACGGTGGTGGCGGACGAGCGCACCAACACCCTGATCGTCACCGGGACCCAGGAGGACCTGGCCCTGGTGGAAGGCCTTATCCCCAAACTGGACCAGGCGGTGCCCCAGGTGAGCCTAAGGGTGCGCATCCAGGAGGTGCAGTCCAACTTCACCCGCAACCTGGGCCTGAAGTGGAACACCATAGCTGGGGGCAACGTGGCGGCCAGCATCCTGGACACAGGGCTATCCCTCATCTTTGATAGCACCCGGAGCCTGGCCGCCCTCAACATCCTCGCCACCCTCGAGGCCCTCCAGCGCCAAGGCCTTTCCCGGGCCCTAAGGGACGTGAACCAAACCGTGCTCAACAACCAGACCGCCCGCCTACAGTCTGGGGAAACCTTCCTCATCCGCCGGGTGGTGGATAATCGGGTGGAGCGGGTGCCCTTTGACATCGGCATCATCGTGGAGGTCACCCCCCAGATCACCGCCGACGGGCAGATCCTCCTCAACATCAAGGCGGAGGTTTCCGGAAACGTCCAGCGCAACCCCGTGGACGGGGATGTGGACCGCTTCACCAAGCAGGTGGTGACCACCACCTTACGGGTGCGGGACGGGCAGACGGTGGTCCTGGGAGGCCTTACCTCCCAGGAGAACAACCAAGTGCAACAGGGAGTCCCCCTCCTCATGGACATCCCCTTGATCGGGGAGCTCTTCAAGCAAAGGAGCCAGGAAACCACGGACCGAGAGCTTCTAGTGGTCATCACCGCCGATATCGTCAAGGAAACCGCAAGCCGCTAG
- a CDS encoding competence protein, giving the protein MKSLLPRLVEAWRNLPQSTKILLAGLLLVSAVAIWYVGLYLPAQVPAVAEPIPVPAPQATPKTIEAPPIPPLQAEPQATATPPSPGPTPPKAQAERPQATEAAKARAPVPVPQPQKEAPLPNPFVPLVAEAPPPAPLPTPTPAPRPQPVPTGAPVRVSPGTPLPAPTVAQTPPRPLPGSQGALPAPKVLAPAFRAETPKAELEAPPILTPPAGLVETPLPTQAPSEEGKGEPVPTPAKTPLRTLVEERGLKLAGTLLGPVSVAILESKEGYLVLPVGSPLPNSEAVIRRIESDRLVLALKDESLEIALENTQAGGGQ; this is encoded by the coding sequence GTGAAATCCCTTCTCCCACGCCTGGTCGAGGCCTGGCGGAACCTACCCCAGTCCACCAAGATCCTTTTGGCGGGCCTCCTCTTGGTGAGCGCCGTGGCGATCTGGTACGTGGGCCTCTACTTGCCCGCCCAGGTGCCCGCGGTGGCCGAGCCCATCCCTGTCCCTGCACCCCAGGCCACCCCCAAGACCATAGAGGCACCTCCCATCCCTCCCCTCCAGGCGGAGCCTCAAGCCACGGCAACCCCGCCCTCTCCAGGACCCACACCCCCTAAGGCCCAGGCGGAAAGACCCCAGGCCACGGAAGCCGCAAAGGCCCGAGCCCCGGTGCCGGTGCCGCAACCCCAAAAGGAAGCTCCCCTCCCCAATCCCTTCGTGCCCTTGGTGGCGGAGGCCCCACCCCCTGCTCCCCTGCCCACCCCTACCCCAGCCCCCAGACCCCAGCCCGTGCCCACGGGAGCCCCTGTACGGGTGAGCCCCGGAACCCCCTTGCCCGCCCCCACCGTGGCCCAAACGCCACCCCGACCCCTTCCCGGGAGCCAAGGGGCCCTGCCTGCTCCCAAGGTGCTGGCGCCAGCCTTCCGGGCGGAAACACCCAAGGCTGAGTTGGAAGCCCCTCCCATCCTCACCCCACCGGCTGGGCTTGTGGAAACCCCCTTGCCCACCCAAGCACCATCAGAGGAAGGGAAGGGCGAACCTGTCCCCACCCCTGCCAAAACCCCTTTGCGAACCCTGGTGGAGGAAAGGGGACTCAAGCTGGCAGGCACGCTTCTAGGCCCGGTGAGCGTGGCCATCCTGGAAAGCAAGGAGGGGTACCTGGTGTTACCCGTGGGCAGCCCTCTCCCCAACAGTGAAGCGGTGATCCGGCGCATAGAAAGCGACCGCCTGGTGTTGGCCCTGAAGGACGAGAGTTTGGAAATCGCTTTAGAAAATACGCAAGCGGGAGGTGGCCAGTGA